The Candidatus Zixiibacteriota bacterium genome includes a region encoding these proteins:
- the folE gene encoding GTP cyclohydrolase I FolE, with the protein MDKNKITKGVRLILEGIGEDPEREGLKRTPERIFEFYQQVLSGLKARPERTLKLYSSSNKDELIIVRDISFYSLCEHHLLPFFGKVHIAYIPQRNKITGFSNLVNIVEVLSHRPTVQENLTSAIADTIGEIIAPKGILVIIEAEHLCLTMIGVKKPGSKTVTSAIRGVLRKDATRAEAMALIKQ; encoded by the coding sequence ATGGACAAGAATAAGATTACAAAAGGGGTACGGCTGATTCTGGAAGGTATCGGCGAAGACCCCGAACGGGAAGGACTCAAGAGGACGCCGGAACGGATATTCGAGTTCTACCAGCAGGTGCTGTCAGGGCTGAAAGCCCGCCCGGAAAGAACACTAAAACTATATTCCTCCAGTAATAAAGATGAACTGATTATTGTCCGCGACATCTCTTTTTATTCTCTCTGCGAGCACCATCTACTCCCCTTTTTCGGCAAAGTGCATATCGCTTATATACCCCAAAGAAACAAAATCACCGGCTTCTCCAATTTAGTGAATATTGTGGAAGTTCTCTCGCACCGTCCGACGGTGCAGGAGAATCTAACATCGGCAATCGCCGACACCATTGGAGAGATAATTGCGCCCAAAGGGATTCTGGTGATAATCGAAGCGGAACATCTCTGCCTGACTATGATTGGGGTCAAGAAGCCCGGCTCAAAAACGGTGACCTCGGCTATCCGAGGGGTATTGCGCAAAGATGCCACCCGCGCCGAAGCGATGGCGTTGATAAAGCAGTAG